The genome window TCAGAGAGCTTGAAAGACCTGCCCAAAGTTACCCAGCAGctccatttatttctgtaatcAGTGAAAGATTCTTGTTGCATAGAGGGTCATGCTAGAAGTTGAAAAGATCAAAGAGGTACATCTTTGTTTTCCAGGCCAAACAGGGTTAGATTGCCTGTTTTCCTTTACaaacttatttcctttttcttctcatcttAGATAGTTTACTTGAGGTGAGTCACTCTAGTTCCTATTACCTGGATGCTTACTTGCTTTCCCTGTGACTATGGTTTGGCACACTCCCCCATTTCTCTCACTCATGATTGAGCCAATGATCATTGCGAGTGCTCAGTTTGTGCAGGGCATTGTGCTGTGTGCTGCAGAACTGTCACTCAACAGCACTGTGAAGGAAGTATGaagatccccattttacagatgaggaaactgacctGGGGGTTCTGAGTACTTCAGAACACACTTAGAGAAATACTGCTCCAGACCCGAGGTTTCTcttgtgtttgttatttttgctgATTCAACAACTAACATGATCattgaaaaaatggaaattgagaATGAGAGGTATTGGTCCATAATAGTAATGCTGTAACATATTCAccttttgtaaatgtttcttgGTTCTCTTCCAGTCTTTGTCCAGATGATACTAAGGTTAGGAGGTGTACAACacatgagtttgttttttctcattactTTATAGATCGGACAAGAGGTTACATTGAATTTATGatgtttaaatgttaaattgttaTTTTGGTTAAActatagttaaatatttattaaatgttgtgCAACGCTTCCATACATGGGGGCAAGAAACACTTTGCATTGGCTAACattgtattttctcaaaatagaTGCTGATGGGAAGTTAAGTGTGAAATTTGGGGTCCTCTTCCGAGATGACAAATGTGCCAACCTCTTTGAAGCATTGGTAGGAACTCTCAAAGCTGCAAAACGGAGGAAGATTGTTACATACCCAGGAGAGCTACTTTTGCAAGGTGTTCATGATGATGTTGACATTATATTGCTACAAGATTAATGTGGTTTGCGTATcattgtttattgttattttttgtttctggtaaactggaatattttcaagtaaaaggACAAACATATGAGCATACCTAATGTATTTTTATAGAACTTTGTAAGCAAAAGGAGACTCATTTTAGAAGTCTCCTTTTTTATATCTTGAAAGAAAATTTATGTATCATGCTGTAAAATCAacaaaacttattatttttctcaggAATCTGTTTGGAAAATATAGGCATCAAGGCTTTTTTGGTGGGCATGTGAGAATGTTTCATAAATCATTCTTAGACAATTCCTATAGATATTTGACATTCTGTGAAACAAGAAGTGAACAGAAAAACCAGCTCCCACAAGGAATAGATTAATGTTTATGTAATAAAAACATGTAACTATCTTAAAACTgccttatttccttattttgtcaTTTAAGATTTATATGCTTCTCAGAATCAAGTTTTTGCATCAAAATTAGGTGAATAGTAAAAGTTAccttaatttgaagaaaaattctCTTAAAGCTacagaatcatttaaaaattaaaaagtgggcatgGTTAGTGTTATGATTGGGCCCTctgaaaaaaatactgattttgatACCTATTGTGTGCTTATCATTGAGGTAGGGGACATGCCAAAAAAAGTAACCTAAAAACTTCACTTTCTAATTGAATTAGTCACACCCACCTGACACAATAAAGGATTGTTTATAATTGCATGTTGCAGCCTGTAGTACAGGATTGAAAATGATATAGGATCTCAAGGAGGGTTAAAATCAATGAAAGCCATGACGGTTGGAAAATGTATCATAGAAGAGGCAGAATTTGCATGATTGGAGCTGATTAACTGCAGGGAAAAAATGGGATGGGTGAGGGTGATGACTCAAGGTAAGACAGAGGGATGTGTATTACCAAGGCATGATTTTTTGAAAGGTAGGAGGATGTCACGTTGGTTAGGGTGATTCAGATTGGATAATTAAGGTGGA of Rhinolophus sinicus isolate RSC01 linkage group LG05, ASM3656204v1, whole genome shotgun sequence contains these proteins:
- the ABRACL gene encoding costars family protein ABRACL, whose amino-acid sequence is MNVDHEVNLLVEEIHRLGSKNADGKLSVKFGVLFRDDKCANLFEALVGTLKAAKRRKIVTYPGELLLQGVHDDVDIILLQD